From Erythrobacter sp. YJ-T3-07:
CTCGCCCACGAACACGGCGTCGGCGGCCTGCTGGCTCACATCGCTGGCCGTGCCGGGCGCGATCGAGACATGCGCGGCGGCGAGCGCAGGGCCGTCGTTCAGCCCGTCCCCGACCATCAGCGGTCGTTTGCCCTCGGCCTTGAGACGCTCCAGCTCGGCCACCTTCGCCTGCGGGGAGACCCGCCCGTGCCCGCTGATGCCGAGGTCCGCCGCAACTCCGGAGACGACCGTGTCCGCGTCACCGGAGATGATCCGACTCTCGAGCCCCGCGCCAGCGATCCGCGCAATCGCGTCGGCCGCATCGGGGCGCAGCGCGTCGTGGAAGGGGATGGTCCAGCATTGCCTGGCGATCCGCAATTCGGTCGCGGTCGCGCCGCCATCGCCCAGCGGACGGGGGAGGCTGACGCGCTGCCCGTCGAACATGGCGAACACGCCTTCGCCCGCGATCTCTTCCGGCTGGCTGATCGCGGCAGGCTTCACGCCCTGGGCGGTGAGCGCCCTGGTCAGCGCGCGGCTGAGCGGATGGTGGCTCGACAGCGCGAGCGCGAGTGCGATGGGCCGGGCATGCTCCTCGACATGCGCAAGCTCGGCCACAGGCTCGCCCAGGGTCAGAGTGCCGGTCTTGTCGAACACCGCGATATCGGCCTCTGCCAGCCGTTCCAGCGCGCTGCCGTCCTTTACCAGCAGGCCCTTCTTCAGCAGCGCGCCCGACGCGACGACCTGCGCCGCGGGCACGGCCAGGCCCATTGCGCACGGGCAGGTGATGATCAGCACCGCGATCGCGATCACCAGCGACTGGTGCCAGCCTGCGCCTGCGATCATCCAGCCGACGAAGGCGAGCAGGGCGAGCGTGTGAACCACCGGGGCATAGAGGCGCGAGGCGCGGTCCGCGATCTGCACATAGCGGCTGCGCGATTGCCCGGCCTCGTCCATCAACCGCGCGATCTCTGCAATCGCGGTGTCCTGCGCGGCGGCCGTGATCCGCACCCGGATCGGCGCGAGCAGGTTGACCGCGCCCGCGTGGACGCTCTGCCCGATGGAGACATCCTCCGGCGTGCTCTCGCCGGTCAGCATCGCGTTGTCGATCGCGCTGGTCCCGGCCTCGATCGTGCCGTCGGCGGCCAGCGCATCGCCCGCGGCGACCAGCATGGTCATGCCCGGTTCCAGCTCTTCTGCGGTCAACCGCCGGGTCGATCCGTCGGGCAGCAGGATTGTCGCGTGGCGGCCCATTCGGCTCAGCAGAGAGGCGATGCCTGCGCGCGTGCGGTTGCGCATCGCGGCATCGAGCGCGCGGCCCGCGAGCAGGAAGAACAGCAGCATGGTTGCGCCGTCGAAAAAGGCGTTCCCGCCCCCGGTCGCGGTTTCGTAGAGGCTGAGGGCGGTGGCCAGCAGCACGCCGATCGAGATCGGCACATCCATATTGGTCCGCCCGTGGCGCAGCGCGGTGAGCGCGGAGCCGAAGAAGGGCCGCCCGGCATAGGCGATCACCGGCAGCGCGATCAGGGCGGAGAGCCAGTGGAACAGCTCGCGTGTGGCGCCGTCGGCGCCCGACCACACGCTGACCGACAGCAGCATGATGTTCATCATGCCGAAGCCTGCCACTGCGAGCGCCTTGGTCAGTTCGCGGTCGGGCGGGGCGGGCTGGGCGGTGGGGCTTTCGATCGCCTGCGCTTCGAACCCGATCCGCTCCAGCGCGTCGACCAGCGCCAGATCGTCGAGCGTTTCCGCATGATCGACCGTCACTCGCTTGGCCGAGAGGTTGACCCGCGCTGCGGATACGCCGTCGAGCGCCAGCAGCCCGCGCTCGACCTTGGAGATGCACCCGGCGCAGCGCATCCCTGGCACGGTCAGCCGCGTCGTCTGCAGGCTGGCCGGGGCATCCGCCGCGCTGGGCGCGGTCGGCGCGGTTGGCGGCGCATCGACGGAGGTGCTCACGACAGCGGTGCCTCGACCACCCGTTTGCGATCCCCGTCGGAAAGAGTCATCCGCAGTGTCCAGCGGCCTGCGTCGAGCGGCTGGGTCGCGACGAAGCGGCCGTCATCCTGCCGGGTGAAGGCGAGGGTGCGGGTGGTCTTGTGGCCCAGCGGGTGGCGCGCGACGGCGATGAGCGTCGCGGTGTCGGGCGCGTTCTGGGTCTCGACCACCACCAGCCCGTCTGCCGTGCGGCTCGCGTCGAGCTGCCACCCGGTCGCTTCCTGCCGTTCGGCCTCCGCCAGCCAGCCGTTATATTTCTGGCTGGCGACGTAGGAATTTTCGACCACCACGCCGCCGAAGCCGTTGGTGGCGAGCGAGGCCATGTAGAAATTGACCGCGACCACGATGCCGAAGCCGGCGACCATCACGCCCGCCATGTGCTTGCCGGTAAATTCGCGCATCATGATCCTCCTGCCGGTGCGTCGAAGCGGGTTTCGACCGTGTCCGTTTCGCGCTGTTCGTCCTGCGAGGTCAGCCGGAAGGTGAACTCGCGCGAGGTCGCGTCCTTTGGTGCGACGACATAGGCCCGCACGGTGCGGATCTGGTCGGCGGGCACGTTGAAGCTCTGCACGGGCGCGGCTTCATCGGCGCCGATGGTGTCGGTCCACATCTTCCCGCCCGGCAGCCCTTCGATCGCCACCACCATCTCGCGCGGGCGGCTTTCCATATTGCGCAGCTTGAGCGTGTAGGAATTGCGGATCGATCCGTCGCTCATCAGCATGTACGGCGGATTGCGGTCTGGCGAGACGGTCAGATCGGTGTGCGTACGCGTGCCCAGCGCGAACAGCAGTGCGGCACCGATTGCGCCCCACACACCGAAGTAGACCAGGGTGCGCGGGCGCAGCAGCGTCTTCCAGACGGGCTTTGCGGGGTGGCCCAGCGCTTCCTCGCGGCAGTCCTCCAGCGTGGCGTAGTCGATCAGTCCGCGCGGACGACCAATATCCTTCATCACCCGGTCGCAGGCATCGATGCACAGCGCGCAGGTGATGCAGCCGATCTGCGGCCCCTCGCGGATGTCGATCCCCGTCGGGCACACCGCGACGCACTGGTTGCAGTCGATGCAGTCGCCGAAATGCTCGGGGTCCTTCTTCGCCTTCTTCAGGCTGCCACGCGGTTCGCCGCGCCAGTCCTTGTAGGTGACGATCAGCGATTTCTCGTCGAGCATCGCGCTCTGGATACGCGGCCAGGGGCACATGTAGATGCACACCTGTTCGCGCATGAAGCCGCCCAGCGTGAAGGTGGTCAGCGTGAGGATGCCCACGGTCGCGTAGGCGACCATCGGCGCCTGGAGGGTGAAGAAGTCCTGAAACAGCGTCGGCGCATCGGCGAAGTACAGAATCCACGCGCCGCCCGTCGCCAGGCTGATGAGGAGATAGATCGACCATTTGAACCCGCGCCGCGCGATCTTCTTCGGCCCCCAGGGAGCCTTGTCGAGCCGGGCACGCGCGTTGCGATCGCCGTCGACGAAGCGGTCGATATGCTGGAACAGGTCGGTCCACACGGTCTGCGGGCAGGCATAGCCGCACCACGCGCGGCCGACCGCGCTGGTGACCAGGAACAGCCCGATCCCGGCCATGATCAGCAGGCCCGCGACGAAGTAGAATTCGTGCGGCCAGATCTCGATCCCGAACATGTAGAAGCGGCGATGGGCCAGATCGACCAGCACCGCCTGATCGGGCGCGAAGGGCCCGCGGTCCCAG
This genomic window contains:
- a CDS encoding FixH family protein; protein product: MREFTGKHMAGVMVAGFGIVVAVNFYMASLATNGFGGVVVENSYVASQKYNGWLAEAERQEATGWQLDASRTADGLVVVETQNAPDTATLIAVARHPLGHKTTRTLAFTRQDDGRFVATQPLDAGRWTLRMTLSDGDRKRVVEAPLS
- a CDS encoding copper-translocating P-type ATPase, which encodes MSTSVDAPPTAPTAPSAADAPASLQTTRLTVPGMRCAGCISKVERGLLALDGVSAARVNLSAKRVTVDHAETLDDLALVDALERIGFEAQAIESPTAQPAPPDRELTKALAVAGFGMMNIMLLSVSVWSGADGATRELFHWLSALIALPVIAYAGRPFFGSALTALRHGRTNMDVPISIGVLLATALSLYETATGGGNAFFDGATMLLFFLLAGRALDAAMRNRTRAGIASLLSRMGRHATILLPDGSTRRLTAEELEPGMTMLVAAGDALAADGTIEAGTSAIDNAMLTGESTPEDVSIGQSVHAGAVNLLAPIRVRITAAAQDTAIAEIARLMDEAGQSRSRYVQIADRASRLYAPVVHTLALLAFVGWMIAGAGWHQSLVIAIAVLIITCPCAMGLAVPAAQVVASGALLKKGLLVKDGSALERLAEADIAVFDKTGTLTLGEPVAELAHVEEHARPIALALALSSHHPLSRALTRALTAQGVKPAAISQPEEIAGEGVFAMFDGQRVSLPRPLGDGGATATELRIARQCWTIPFHDALRPDAADAIARIAGAGLESRIISGDADTVVSGVAADLGISGHGRVSPQAKVAELERLKAEGKRPLMVGDGLNDGPALAAAHVSIAPGTASDVSQQAADAVFVGERLMPVALAVVAAQRTMRVVRQNFGFAIAYNMLAIPLALFGFVTPLIAALAMSFSSLVVVANSLRLARAAR
- the ccoG gene encoding cytochrome c oxidase accessory protein CcoG, yielding MPEKLYEKRKAVHNKRIDGPFRRFKWFVMFVTLAIYYVTPWIRWDRGPFAPDQAVLVDLAHRRFYMFGIEIWPHEFYFVAGLLIMAGIGLFLVTSAVGRAWCGYACPQTVWTDLFQHIDRFVDGDRNARARLDKAPWGPKKIARRGFKWSIYLLISLATGGAWILYFADAPTLFQDFFTLQAPMVAYATVGILTLTTFTLGGFMREQVCIYMCPWPRIQSAMLDEKSLIVTYKDWRGEPRGSLKKAKKDPEHFGDCIDCNQCVAVCPTGIDIREGPQIGCITCALCIDACDRVMKDIGRPRGLIDYATLEDCREEALGHPAKPVWKTLLRPRTLVYFGVWGAIGAALLFALGTRTHTDLTVSPDRNPPYMLMSDGSIRNSYTLKLRNMESRPREMVVAIEGLPGGKMWTDTIGADEAAPVQSFNVPADQIRTVRAYVVAPKDATSREFTFRLTSQDEQRETDTVETRFDAPAGGS